The proteins below come from a single Prolixibacter sp. NT017 genomic window:
- a CDS encoding carboxypeptidase-like regulatory domain-containing protein yields the protein MFKTYGILLWLICLLVPGVRAQEAISVLQRPITISIDSSSVEDIIDQLVLENDLYFSYNPQILPQGLYSCHADKKPLTSVLRQLLPVADYQIEVIDNQIIIKRIEKAPLRVSAQIIDRDNHEPVPYASVTIDGQSIGTITNSDGRFDLVIPQRLLDHDVLIGCLGYVEYRIAPDSLKNVSQIDLKPVSYRLREVRVKPVEPEEIIARFRSHIADNYTLTPQLMTTFYRETVRQDGKYMGMWEAVMEMLKSPYRGVGSDKVRFIKGRKSEFNRSYKDVKLKIQGGPYYITKLDVVKNLESFLDPQYEQIYRYKFEQPIVYNGRVAWVIRFSRKERVDYPCFNGYFLIDAESYALIMADFSLDNKSLKILGESFIKKQPHNVKTQPIRAEYKITYRELNGKWSFYMARTDVQFRVRNKENHQRSIFRSVSDMVVTQQYRFPRRARFGPSGIFRSNDIFTDFIGDYDPQFWENYNVIKPDEDLRNALKQNVDSTENKNQ from the coding sequence ATGTTTAAAACGTATGGAATTCTATTGTGGCTGATATGCCTTCTTGTGCCCGGAGTACGTGCTCAGGAAGCTATTTCCGTACTACAACGTCCTATCACAATTTCCATCGACAGCTCTTCGGTCGAAGATATCATCGACCAATTGGTGCTCGAAAACGACCTCTACTTTTCGTACAACCCTCAGATTCTTCCCCAAGGGCTTTATTCGTGCCATGCCGATAAAAAGCCGTTGACGAGTGTTTTGCGTCAGCTGCTTCCGGTGGCCGACTACCAGATTGAGGTTATTGATAATCAAATCATAATCAAACGCATCGAGAAGGCGCCATTGCGTGTTTCGGCCCAAATTATCGATCGAGACAATCATGAACCTGTTCCCTACGCATCTGTCACTATCGACGGACAAAGTATTGGCACCATCACCAACTCCGACGGCCGTTTTGATTTGGTTATCCCGCAACGATTGCTCGATCACGATGTCCTTATCGGCTGCCTGGGCTACGTAGAATATCGCATTGCTCCCGATAGCCTGAAAAACGTCAGTCAAATCGATCTTAAGCCTGTTTCGTACCGCTTGCGCGAAGTGAGGGTCAAACCGGTTGAACCGGAAGAAATTATTGCCCGGTTCAGATCGCATATTGCCGACAATTACACCCTGACTCCCCAGCTCATGACCACATTCTATCGTGAAACCGTCAGACAAGACGGCAAATATATGGGAATGTGGGAAGCCGTGATGGAGATGCTGAAAAGCCCCTACAGAGGGGTTGGAAGCGATAAGGTCCGGTTTATCAAAGGTCGAAAAAGTGAATTTAACCGCTCATATAAAGACGTGAAGCTGAAAATTCAGGGAGGCCCCTACTACATCACCAAACTCGATGTGGTGAAAAACCTCGAAAGTTTTCTCGACCCACAATACGAACAGATTTACCGCTACAAATTCGAACAACCGATTGTATATAACGGCCGGGTGGCCTGGGTTATCCGCTTTTCACGAAAAGAGCGGGTGGATTATCCGTGTTTCAACGGTTACTTTCTTATCGATGCCGAGTCGTATGCCCTTATTATGGCCGATTTTTCACTGGATAACAAGAGCTTGAAAATTCTGGGCGAATCGTTTATCAAGAAACAGCCACACAACGTTAAAACTCAGCCCATCAGGGCCGAATATAAAATTACCTACCGGGAATTAAACGGAAAGTGGAGTTTCTATATGGCGCGTACCGATGTTCAATTTCGGGTACGCAATAAGGAAAACCATCAGCGCTCTATTTTCCGGAGTGTTTCCGACATGGTGGTGACCCAGCAATACCGGTTCCCGCGAAGGGCCAGATTTGGTCCCTCAGGAATTTTCCGGTCGAACGACATTTTCACCGACTTTATCGGTGACTATGATCCGCAATTCTGGGAAAACTACAACGTGATAAAACCGGATGAAGATCTGCGTAATGCGTTAAAACAAAATGTCGATTCTACTGAAAATAAAAATCAATAA